In Schistocerca americana isolate TAMUIC-IGC-003095 chromosome 7, iqSchAmer2.1, whole genome shotgun sequence, a single genomic region encodes these proteins:
- the LOC124622767 gene encoding uncharacterized protein LOC124622767: MAKVSPQWKQAKLTAFPKRFKDPMVHTSNRPISLWIFGFLVLLPCISGGTTMNMNMSCVWYPSLDYARVAMECSGPLVTKVPTMLSSDLKLLRLTGTSITSLDSTSFEGRSLAELTTLSVSGGALARVAANAFCPLPALAKLDLSLNQLDHLDALSFKCNKHLRTVNLSDNPSLHHLPLLCVPADPERFNCERLADV, from the exons ATGGCGAAAGTCtcccctcagtggaaacaagccaagctgacTGCATTCCCCAAGAGGTTCAAGGACCCTATGGTCCACACCagcaacaggcccatcagcctc TGGATTTTTGGATTTTTGGTGTTGTTGCCATGTATATCTGGTGGCACAACAATGAATATGAATATGAGCTGCGTGTGGTACCCATCGCTGGACTACGCGCGTGTGGCGATGGAGTGTTCTGGGCCGTTGGTGACGAAAGTACCGACGATGCTGTCTAGCGATCTGAAATTGTTGCGTCTTACTGGGACCAGCATCACGTCGTTGGACAGCACCAGCTTCGAGGGGCGTAGCTTGGCCGAGCTCACGACCCTGTCTGTGAGCGGCGGTGCGCTGGCCAGAGTCGCGGCTAACGCCTTCTGCCCGTTGCCCGCCCTGGCGAAGCTCGACTTGTCTCTTAACCA ATTGGATCATCTAGATGCATTGAGCTTCAAGTGCAACAAGCATTTGAGAACTGTAAACCTCTCTGACAATCCCAGTCTGCATCACTTGCCTCTATTG